One genomic region from Sylvia atricapilla isolate bSylAtr1 chromosome 16, bSylAtr1.pri, whole genome shotgun sequence encodes:
- the SPATA2 gene encoding spermatogenesis-associated protein 2 has protein sequence MDTKYKDDLFRKYVQFHECKLNASDNKQRPINDEYLRVAAAALLCLPKIDPFYRFRLIKFYEMAENSLRSVKSSSLHCLHSAFNMLETVGINLFLYPWKKEFKNIKTYTGPFVYYVKSALTEDDVRHILNYMGYVQELGTTFRLKEQVDSIQVKMISFELFLAKVECEQLLEIHLQVKDKGFSELDVLSERRSSGEDVRGCSEALRRRLECKESLNASMARMVLQKSASERAAKDYFKPKVSKPSKSVDTYDSYWESKKPPLMSSLSLRKEPILVDAEDDIKDEIIRPSPSLLAMSGSPHGCSDEYLPASSHHNGMLRTNVPYSSYFSAQEDLDLYTDPDSRSVLNFKRQDAISKPDVWLLKSDANPVYHKRTHLAKETASSKCQNCGIPCGSAVCQKCDSLFGPRQEYPAVKQSSYSIKALPSDGLSPAPALREKSQYTSQTQSQDRAAQFGSKPKASGSSRCGFCNRSGAANTCTFCSKVSCDTCLSAYYYDPCCRKSDLHRFLPNNQLNYKSSQLSHVVYR, from the exons ATGGATACAAAATACAAAGACGATTTATTTAGGAAGTATGTACAGTTCCACGAGTGCAAGCTGAACGCCTCTGACAACAAGCAGCGGCCCATTAACGATGAGTACTTGcgagtggcagcagcagctttactTTGCCTGCCCAAAATTGATCCCTTTTATAGATTCCGGCTGATAAAGTTTTACGAGATGGCTGAGAACTCACTGAGATCTGTGAAATCCTCCAGTTTACATTGTCTCCATAGTGCATTCAACATGCTCGAGACAGTTGGGATTAATCTCTTTCTGTACCCCTGGAAAAAGGAGTTCAAAAACATTAAG ACCTACACTGGCCCCTTTGTCTATTATGTGAAGTCTGCTCTCACGGAGGATGACGTCAGGCACATCCTGAACTACATGGGCTACGTCCAGGAGCTGGGCACGACGTTCAGGCTCAAGGAGCAGGTCGACTCCATCCAGGTGAAAATGATCTCCTTCGAGCTCTTCCTGGCCAAAGTGGAGTGcgagcagctgctggagatcCACCTGCAGGTGAAGGACAAGGGTTTCTCGGAGCTGGACGTGCTGAGCGAGCGCAGGAGCAGCGGGGAGGACGTGAGGGGCTGCTCGGAGGCGCTGCGGCGGCGCCTGGAGTGCAAGGAGAGCCTCAACGCCTCCATGGCGCGCATGGTGCTCCAGAAATCCGCCAGCGAGCGCGCCGCCAAGGACTACTTCAAGCCAAAGGTCAGCAAGCCCTCCAAGTCCGTGGACACCTACGACAGCTACTGGGAGAGTAAGAAACCGCCCCTGATGAGCTCGCTGAGCCTCAGGAAGGAGCCCATCTTGGTGGACGCGGAAGACGACATCAAAGATGAAATCATCCGTCCGTCGCCCTCGCTGCTGGCCATGTCCGGCTCCCCGCACGGCTGTTCAGATGAGTACTTGCCCGCTTCCTCTCATCACAATGGCATGCTAAGAACAAATGTCCCTTACAGCTCCTATTTTTCTGCTCAAGAGGACTTAGATTTATACACCGACCCCGATTCTAGAAGCGTGttgaattttaaaaggcagGACGCTATCAGTAAGCCCGACGTGTGGCTGCTAAAAAGCGACGCCAACCCCGTTTACCACAAACGCACCCACCTAGCCAAAGAGACAGCCTCCTCCAAGTGCCAGAACTGTGGCATCCCCTGCGGCTCTGCTGTTTGCCAGAAGTGTGACAGCCTGTTCGGCCCCAGGCAGGAGTACCCGGCGGTGAAGCAGAGCTCCTACTCCATCAAAGCCCTCCCGAGCGACGGCTTGTCCCCCGCGCCGGCTCTGAGGGAGAAATCCCAGTACACATCCCAAACTCAGAGCCAAGACAGAGCTGCCCAGTTCGGCTCCAAGCCCAAGGCTTCGGGCTCCTCGCGCTGCGGCTTCTGCAACCGCTCGGGAGCCGCCAACACCTGCACCTTCTGCTCCAAGGTCTCGTGTGACACCTGCCTCAGCGCCTACTACTACGAcccctgctgcaggaagagcGACCTGCACAGGTTCCTGCCCAACAACCAGTTAAACTATAAATCATCCCAGCTGTCCCACGTGGTTTACAGATAG